Below is a genomic region from Mesorhizobium sp. NZP2298.
GCGAGACGGTGAACCACGAAAGCGCCTTTCATGTCCGCATGATCGTGCCCGGTACGCCTTCCTATGAGGATCCGGCGACCGGTTCAGCGGCGGCCGCCTTCGCCGGCGCCATCATGCATTTCGACGGCCCGACGGATGGCATTTCACAGCTGTGGATCGAGCAGGGGCTGGAGATGGGCCGGCCGTCTCGCATCCGCCTGGAGCTCAATGTCGAAGGCGGAAAACTGGCCTCGGCGCGCATTGGCGGTAACGCGGTCAAGGTGGCGGAAGGCAAGCTTTTCGTGTGACCATCTGCGTCACTTCAGCGATTTGTCGGGAAATGATTCCGGCAGGGCTAGACATGACCGATGGTGGCGGCTATATGCCCGCCAACGCCGGTTTTTGCCGGCCGAGTGGGTGCGTAGCTCAGTTGGTAGAGCAGCTGACTCTTAATCAGCGGGTCCACAGTTCAATCCTGTGCGCACCCACCAAATTCCTAGAAGACTTGGTGGAAAGACCCTGAAAAGCGAGACGCGTGTGGCGCGTCTCGGGCCAAATGCTGCGCTTTTCAACCAGCAACGCTATTTCGTGCTCATGATGATCTAATTGCGTGCAAAAATGCGGCTTAGAAATCGGCCGAACCGAAAAGCAATGTTCTTTTCTGCGCTCTCAGCTTCGCTAGCCTCAGTTCCGCCTTTCCCGCCCGAGAAATCGCTGATGAGCCACCAAGAAGAAAACCAGGAAAACAACGAAAATCGCGGTGTCGATCGGGCTGTGGCTGGAGTATCCATCGCGCCGAAGCACAATGGCAAGCACAACGGCAATAGCCACAGCAGCGGCAGCGGGATGGAGTTTTTTCATCCGCCAGATCTATTCGAGAATCGCCGTAGCAGGAAGATGCCACTCCTGCCTGTGACGGGAGCAGCTTCACGGACCCAACCGTAGAAGTCCGAAGCTACTTCTCCGAGACCCCAGCCTCGGCAAAGCTCGCCATTCTCGCATGACACTCCAGCGCCGAGCGCACGATGTTGACGGCGAGGCAGGCACCCGAACCCTCACCGAGCCGCATGCCGAGATCGAGCAGCGGCGGCAGGCCGAGCGCTTCGAGCAGGCCGCGATGGCCCGATTCGGCCGAGACGTGGGCCGCGATTGTGTGGGCCAGCCCTGTCGGGTGCAGCCTTGCCAGCGGGGCCGCGGCGGCGGTGCAGACGAAACCGTCGAGCAGCACGGGAATGCCGAGATGACGGGCGGCGAGTGTGGCGCCGAAGATGGCGGCGAGTTCTCGGCCACCGAGTGCCGCGGCAACCCCCAACGGGTCGGCAAGGGCGGCGGCATGACGCTTCAGGCCGGCTTCGATGGCGACCACCTTGCGCTTCAGGCCGGCATCGTCGACGCCGGTGCCGCGCCCGGTCCATTTTTCCGCGCCCCCGCCGAACAGCGCGGCCGAGATGGCGGCAGCCGGCGTGGTGTTGCCGATGCCCATCTCGCCGAAGCAGATCAGGTCGAGATCTTTCGTCACCGCATCGTAGCCGGCCGACACGGCGGCGAGGAAGGCTTTCTCGTCCATTGCCGGCACTTGCGTGAAGTCGCCCGTAGGATGGTCGAGGTCGAGCGGGATGACATCGAGTTCGGCGCCGGCGATGCGGGCGAGCTGGTTGATGGCGGCCCCGCCGCCGGCGAAGTTCGCCACCATCTGCACTGTCACTTCGGAAGGAAAGGCCGACACGCCCTGCGCGGTGACGCCGTGATTGCCGGCGAAGACGAACACTTTCACGCGATCGAGTTTTGGCATGTCGCGGCCCTGCCAGCGCGCCAGCCATGCGGCGATGGTTTCCAGCCGGCCGAGGCTGCCTTGCGGCTTGGTCAGTGTGTCCTGGCGGCGGGCGACGGCGTTTGCCGCGGTATCGCTGCCAGCCGGGAGGTCAAGGCAGGCGGCGCGCAATTCATCAAGGGATTTGAAGGGCATGGGGGCAAAGTCTCCGGAAGAGAATCAGGTCAAGGGGAATCAGGAAAGCGCGACGGAAGCGACGAGAAGCACGGATATTTCGCTCACTTGCTGCAAGGCGCCGATCGTGTCGCCGGTCTGGCCACCGATCTGGTTGAGGCAAAGGGCGTGGAAGGCGGCAAACAGCAGGCCGAGCAGGATCAGCGCGGCGATGGCGCCGCCGAGCCCAAGCAGCAGGAGAGGGATCGCGCCAAGCACGGCGCCGACGATTGCCGTTTCAAGCGAGACAGTGCCGGCGCCGGCCGAGAGGCCGTCATCGCGCGCCGGAGGCAACAGATGCATGAAGGCGCCCAACACGCCACGCGAGGCCGCGTGGGCGGCAATAAGGGCAAAGAGAGCCTGAGTGGGGTCGACCAGTTGCGACAGTGCGCTCCAGCGGATGAGCAGCGACAGAGCCAGCGCCATGGCGCCATAGGCGCCGATGCGGCTGTCGCGCATGATGTCCAGCTTGCGGCCGCGCGATTTGCCGCCGCCAAAGCCGTCGGCGACATCGGAAAGCCCGTCCTCGTGCAGGCAGCCGGTGGTGACCACCGTTGCGACCAGGGCAAGGGCTGCCGCCGGGCCCATGGCAAGGCCAAACCGTTCCGCCGTGGCAAAGACGATGGCGCCGATCAGGCCGACGACGAGGCCGGCGACCGGCGCCGCCCAGATCGCGGCGGCAAGGCCGCGGCCGCGAAAATCGAGGATGGGCAGAGGCAGGCGGGTGAAGAAGACCAGGCAGAGCGCCAAGTCGTCGAGGATTTGCCGGGGCGAAAGGGTCAAATTCGGGAGCTTCATGCGCCGCCCCTCGCTATCGCATGGAAGAAGGTGCCGCTGACATGACCACGCCGATAGCCGGAGGCGCCGATCGGATTGCCCTGACCATCGGCGAGGTCGGCCAGCGGCTCGTCATTGCCGGTTGCGGTCATCTGCGCATAGTGGAATTCATGCCCCCGGATCAGCGCGCCCTGTGAGCCCAATGGGCAATCGGCGCGCAGCCGCGCCTCGCGGTAGCCAAGATTCATCTTCCGCTTTGCAAAACTGGTGGAATGGCCAAGCAGGCCAAGCATTCCGTGCGTTTCGCCGGAGGCATCCTCCAGCGTCTGGCCAAGCACCATGAAGCCGCCGCACTCGCCATGCACTGGCTTGGTCGCGGCGAAGCGCGCCATTCCGGTCTTGAAAGTCTCCGACGCTGCGAGCCGACCGGCGTGAAGCTCGGGATAGCCGCCGGGCAGCCAGCAGACGTCACAATCCTCGTCGGGCGCTTCGTCGGCGAGTGGCGAGAACGGAACGATTTCCGCGCCCGCCTTGCGCCAACAGCTGGCGACGTGCGGGTAGAGGAAGGTGAAGGCGGCGTCTTCTGCCAGGGCTATCCGCTGTCCGGGCGGCTGCAGCGCCTCGTCGAAGCCGCCTTCTGCCGGGGTGAGGGGCGTTGCCAGCGCCATGACCGCATCGAGGTCGAGCGACTTCTCCGCCATGTCGGCGAGGCGGTCCAGATGCGCCATCAGATCATCATACTCGCCGGCCTGGACGAGACCGAGGTGCCGCTCGGGCAGGTTCAGGGTAGGGTCGCGTAAGATGGCGCCGACGACAGGCAGGCCGATCGCCTCGATCGCGTCGCCGGACAGCCGGCGGTGGCGCTCGCTGCCAAGCCGGTTGAGCACGACGCCGGCCATGCGGACATCCGGATCGTAGGTGGCAAAGCCCTTGGCGACGGCCGCCGCCGTGGTCGATTGTCCGGAAACGTCGAGCAC
It encodes:
- the cobT gene encoding nicotinate-nucleotide--dimethylbenzimidazole phosphoribosyltransferase, whose protein sequence is MPFKSLDELRAACLDLPAGSDTAANAVARRQDTLTKPQGSLGRLETIAAWLARWQGRDMPKLDRVKVFVFAGNHGVTAQGVSAFPSEVTVQMVANFAGGGAAINQLARIAGAELDVIPLDLDHPTGDFTQVPAMDEKAFLAAVSAGYDAVTKDLDLICFGEMGIGNTTPAAAISAALFGGGAEKWTGRGTGVDDAGLKRKVVAIEAGLKRHAAALADPLGVAAALGGRELAAIFGATLAARHLGIPVLLDGFVCTAAAAPLARLHPTGLAHTIAAHVSAESGHRGLLEALGLPPLLDLGMRLGEGSGACLAVNIVRSALECHARMASFAEAGVSEK
- a CDS encoding cobyrinate a,c-diamide synthase; its protein translation is MTARAIIIGAPRSGSGKTSVTIGILRALTRRGLKVRGAKSGPDYIDPGFHTAATGLSGVNLDSWAMPPSLLNALAAQAADDTDFVILESAMGLFDGIPATPGRTGSAADLARLYGLPVLLVLDVSGQSTTAAAVAKGFATYDPDVRMAGVVLNRLGSERHRRLSGDAIEAIGLPVVGAILRDPTLNLPERHLGLVQAGEYDDLMAHLDRLADMAEKSLDLDAVMALATPLTPAEGGFDEALQPPGQRIALAEDAAFTFLYPHVASCWRKAGAEIVPFSPLADEAPDEDCDVCWLPGGYPELHAGRLAASETFKTGMARFAATKPVHGECGGFMVLGQTLEDASGETHGMLGLLGHSTSFAKRKMNLGYREARLRADCPLGSQGALIRGHEFHYAQMTATGNDEPLADLADGQGNPIGASGYRRGHVSGTFFHAIARGGA
- the cobS gene encoding adenosylcobinamide-GDP ribazoletransferase; amino-acid sequence: MKLPNLTLSPRQILDDLALCLVFFTRLPLPILDFRGRGLAAAIWAAPVAGLVVGLIGAIVFATAERFGLAMGPAAALALVATVVTTGCLHEDGLSDVADGFGGGKSRGRKLDIMRDSRIGAYGAMALALSLLIRWSALSQLVDPTQALFALIAAHAASRGVLGAFMHLLPPARDDGLSAGAGTVSLETAIVGAVLGAIPLLLLGLGGAIAALILLGLLFAAFHALCLNQIGGQTGDTIGALQQVSEISVLLVASVALS